One Brachybacterium kimchii genomic window carries:
- a CDS encoding carbohydrate ABC transporter permease translates to MTTDTRTQAAPVGRQGPRSGPRRGSRSSRLRWLLFAIGLVLALATVFPLLWMVLGSFKTAEEVNSPQLIPSTFTLDNYVYVFSQVPFARYLFNSFFVSAAVTVIALWFHSMAAYALARLRFPGREKIFLGIFATMLVSAPVTIIPTFIIVRTLGMVDSYAGLIVPAIFNAFGIFLLRQFYVSLPDELEEAALVDGASYWKIYWSIVLPLSRPILAALAVFFFLANWNSFVWPMTVTSDPHLRVVQLGIQSFQQQYAADWNYILAAATVAALPTLGIFFVFQKQIVASIKTSGLK, encoded by the coding sequence ATGACGACTGACACCCGCACCCAGGCCGCCCCCGTCGGCCGTCAGGGACCGCGCTCGGGGCCGCGCCGCGGCTCCCGGAGCAGCCGTCTGCGCTGGCTGCTCTTCGCGATCGGCCTGGTCCTCGCGCTCGCGACCGTGTTCCCGCTGCTGTGGATGGTGCTGGGATCCTTCAAGACCGCCGAGGAGGTCAACTCCCCGCAGCTGATCCCGAGCACCTTCACCCTGGACAACTACGTCTACGTGTTCTCGCAGGTGCCCTTCGCGCGCTACCTCTTCAACAGCTTCTTCGTCTCCGCGGCGGTCACGGTGATCGCGCTGTGGTTCCACTCGATGGCGGCGTACGCGCTGGCGCGCCTGCGCTTCCCCGGACGCGAGAAGATCTTCCTGGGGATCTTCGCGACGATGCTGGTGAGCGCCCCGGTCACCATCATCCCGACCTTCATCATCGTGCGCACGCTGGGCATGGTGGACAGCTACGCGGGCCTCATCGTCCCCGCGATCTTCAACGCCTTCGGCATCTTCCTGCTGCGCCAGTTCTACGTCTCCCTGCCCGACGAGCTCGAGGAGGCCGCACTGGTCGATGGCGCGAGCTACTGGAAGATCTACTGGTCGATCGTGCTGCCGCTCTCCCGGCCCATCCTCGCGGCCCTCGCGGTCTTCTTCTTCCTCGCGAACTGGAACTCGTTCGTGTGGCCGATGACCGTGACCTCCGATCCGCACCTGCGCGTGGTCCAGCTGGGGATCCAGAGCTTCCAGCAGCAGTACGCGGCCGACTGGAACTACATCCTGGCCGCCGCGACGGTCGCGGCCCTGCCCACCCTGGGGATCTTCTTCGTCTTCCAGAAGCAGATCGTCGCCTCCATCAAGACCTCCGGCCTGAAGTGA
- a CDS encoding fucose isomerase — MTATADATESRTYALPERAQRPSAAEGEVWLIPSGDLRESANTESWGAQQELERQVTEAFEAAGVRVRRAFEADPAFGHGFIRSQRMGMEVFRSIPTDAPLVVATANWQYSHHVLAGLRTHRGSILTVANFAPEWPGLVGLLNLNGGLTKMGREYSSIWTVDGTDDWFREGIATWARTGTLEHDASHVKDLPALADTPESRLGAALAEQLLEDKAIIGIFDEGCMGMYNAIIDDELLNPLGIYKERLSQSALWAEMQTVSDVEADAVGRWLTDAGMTFRLGTDEATELTENQLRWQYKMYIAALRISDDFGLDAVGIQYQQGLKDVCPASDLVEGLLNNLERPEVTSRDGKRVLWEGKALPNFNEVDEGVAVDALITNRVWSAMGMDPATTLHDVRWGEDFEGEYVWVYEISGSVPPSHLPGGYAGAEGWRQGPTFFPAGGSTINGVSRPGEIVWSRVYIEGGALHADVGRGRVVELPEAEVTRRKESTNPEWPIASVVLDGVSRDQFMARHKANHAQLVYADSAAAADRALTAKAAMFDRLGVQVHLCGDATVLQS, encoded by the coding sequence ATGACCGCCACCGCAGACGCCACCGAGTCCCGCACCTACGCCCTGCCCGAGCGCGCGCAGCGCCCGTCGGCCGCCGAGGGGGAGGTGTGGCTGATCCCGAGCGGTGACCTGCGCGAGAGCGCGAACACCGAGTCGTGGGGCGCGCAGCAGGAGCTCGAACGGCAGGTGACCGAGGCCTTCGAGGCCGCGGGCGTGAGGGTGCGTCGCGCGTTCGAGGCGGATCCGGCCTTCGGGCACGGGTTCATCCGCTCGCAGCGCATGGGCATGGAGGTGTTCCGGTCGATCCCGACGGATGCGCCGCTGGTGGTGGCGACGGCGAACTGGCAGTACAGCCACCACGTCCTGGCGGGCCTGCGCACGCACCGCGGGTCGATCCTCACGGTCGCGAACTTCGCGCCGGAGTGGCCGGGGCTGGTGGGGCTGCTGAACCTCAACGGCGGGCTCACGAAGATGGGGCGGGAGTACTCGAGCATCTGGACCGTCGACGGGACCGACGACTGGTTCCGCGAGGGCATCGCGACGTGGGCGCGCACGGGCACGCTCGAGCACGACGCCTCGCACGTGAAGGACCTGCCCGCCCTCGCGGACACCCCGGAGTCGCGGCTCGGGGCGGCGCTCGCGGAGCAGCTGCTCGAGGACAAGGCCATCATCGGGATCTTCGACGAGGGCTGCATGGGGATGTACAACGCGATCATCGACGACGAGCTGCTGAACCCGCTGGGCATCTATAAGGAGCGTCTGTCCCAGTCGGCGCTGTGGGCGGAGATGCAGACGGTCTCCGACGTGGAGGCCGATGCGGTGGGGCGCTGGCTGACTGATGCGGGGATGACGTTCCGCCTGGGCACGGACGAGGCGACGGAGCTGACGGAGAACCAGCTGCGCTGGCAGTACAAGATGTACATCGCGGCGCTGCGGATCAGCGACGACTTCGGGCTGGATGCGGTGGGCATCCAGTACCAGCAGGGGCTGAAGGACGTGTGCCCGGCCTCGGACCTGGTCGAGGGGCTGCTGAACAACCTCGAGCGCCCCGAGGTGACCAGCCGCGACGGGAAGCGGGTGCTGTGGGAGGGCAAGGCCCTGCCGAACTTCAACGAGGTCGACGAGGGCGTCGCGGTCGATGCCCTGATCACCAACCGGGTGTGGTCGGCGATGGGCATGGACCCGGCGACCACGCTGCACGACGTGCGCTGGGGCGAGGACTTCGAGGGCGAGTACGTGTGGGTCTACGAGATCTCCGGGTCCGTGCCGCCAAGTCACCTGCCCGGCGGCTATGCGGGCGCGGAGGGCTGGCGGCAGGGGCCGACGTTCTTCCCCGCCGGTGGGTCCACGATCAACGGGGTCTCGCGGCCCGGGGAGATCGTGTGGTCCCGTGTGTACATCGAGGGCGGGGCGCTGCACGCGGACGTGGGCCGCGGCCGGGTCGTGGAGCTCCCGGAGGCCGAGGTGACGCGCCGCAAGGAGTCCACGAACCCGGAGTGGCCGATCGCGAGCGTGGTCCTGGACGGCGTCTCCCGCGACCAGTTCATGGCACGCCACAAGGCCAATCACGCCCAGCTGGTCTACGCTGACAGCGCCGCTGCGGCGGACCGGGCGCTGACCGCGAAGGCCGCCATGTTCGACCGCCTCGGCGTGCAGGTCCACCTCTGCGGCGACGCCACCGTCCTCCAGAGCTGA
- a CDS encoding carbohydrate ABC transporter permease has translation MSAAADVNAAAGTGAGQGADPSASAAHGKGTGGSGRRRRGRGRAPSLAQRETRAALFFLAPDAIGLLVFVAIPMALSVVLGFFWIDGFGNFQFIGIDNYVRMVKDPQFWNSARVTLLYLVVLVPLIYVVGLGLALLVQQKFPAVGVIRSALFLPYVISIVVVAMVWQFMLTDRTGVIASLLSIVGLDGISFLGDPKFALGTVIAVTVWLQMGYYMIIFLAGLQDIPGELYEAARIDGANAWQRLRRITLPLLAPTSFFVLLTSMVAVVTGGLDMIFVLTSGGPANSTSLLIFFIYQQAFLFGDLGYAAAVGSVLVAFLLLFSGAMFLLTRGGRFSHDD, from the coding sequence ATGAGCGCCGCCGCAGACGTGAACGCAGCCGCCGGCACGGGCGCCGGCCAGGGAGCCGATCCCTCCGCGTCCGCCGCGCACGGCAAGGGAACCGGCGGGAGCGGTCGACGACGCCGCGGCCGCGGCCGCGCCCCCAGCCTCGCGCAGCGGGAGACCCGCGCCGCCCTCTTCTTCCTCGCGCCCGACGCCATCGGCCTGCTCGTGTTCGTCGCGATCCCGATGGCGCTCTCGGTGGTGCTGGGCTTCTTCTGGATCGACGGGTTCGGGAACTTCCAGTTCATCGGGATCGACAACTACGTGCGCATGGTGAAGGACCCGCAGTTCTGGAACAGCGCCCGCGTGACGCTGCTGTACCTGGTGGTGCTGGTGCCGCTGATCTACGTCGTCGGCCTGGGGCTCGCACTGCTGGTCCAGCAGAAGTTCCCGGCCGTCGGCGTCATCCGCTCCGCCCTGTTCCTGCCGTACGTGATCAGCATCGTCGTGGTCGCGATGGTCTGGCAGTTCATGCTCACCGACCGCACGGGCGTGATCGCCTCGCTGCTCTCGATCGTCGGCCTCGACGGGATCTCGTTCCTGGGCGACCCGAAGTTCGCCCTGGGAACGGTGATCGCGGTGACCGTGTGGCTGCAGATGGGCTACTACATGATCATCTTCCTCGCCGGACTCCAGGACATCCCCGGCGAGCTCTACGAGGCCGCGCGCATCGACGGCGCGAACGCCTGGCAGCGCCTCCGGCGCATCACCCTGCCGCTGCTCGCCCCCACGAGCTTCTTCGTGCTGCTGACCTCGATGGTCGCGGTCGTCACGGGCGGGCTCGACATGATCTTCGTGCTCACCAGCGGCGGCCCCGCGAACTCGACCTCCCTGCTGATCTTCTTTATCTACCAGCAGGCGTTCCTCTTCGGGGACCTGGGGTACGCGGCGGCCGTCGGCTCGGTCCTCGTCGCGTTCCTGCTGCTCTTCTCCGGCGCGATGTTCCTGCTGACCCGAGGAGGCCGGTTCTCCCATGACGACTGA
- a CDS encoding glycoside hydrolase family 172 protein, with product MSDPAGASPAASPSTPAAPAAPASSGLARLRPVLTRSISPENFDGAPGGGARATEGTGAANARDLGVGWKVSPSVDVRAGETFDLADIDGAGVITHIWITTHTDNWRTLVLRAYWDGAEEPAVEVPYGDFFCSGWSSFAQVDSQMIAANPHGGFNSYWPMPFREGARLTIENTSGVDARVYYQVTYEVGGDHSRDGYFHSQWRRSNPLPDRTPHVLLEGVEGQGQYVGTYLAWGVNSNGWWGEGEIKFYMDDDTEHPTICGTGTEDYFGGAWNFDVPGRGYTAFSTPYLGMPQVIRPDGLYSSQQRFGMYRWHVADPIHFATGLPKVDIQALGWRSGWRYLPLRDDIASTALFYLDRPTTHRPPAPDFDAMEVHLASGPVPDIGATPPRDPQD from the coding sequence GTGTCCGACCCTGCTGGTGCTTCCCCCGCTGCGTCTCCCTCGACCCCCGCCGCGCCCGCCGCCCCCGCATCGTCGGGGCTCGCACGCCTGCGTCCCGTGCTCACCCGCTCCATCAGCCCGGAGAACTTCGACGGGGCCCCCGGCGGCGGCGCCCGCGCGACCGAGGGGACCGGGGCGGCGAACGCCCGCGACCTCGGCGTGGGCTGGAAGGTCTCGCCGAGCGTCGACGTGAGGGCGGGGGAGACCTTCGATCTCGCCGACATCGACGGCGCCGGCGTCATCACCCACATCTGGATCACCACGCACACGGACAACTGGCGCACGCTCGTGCTGCGGGCCTACTGGGACGGGGCCGAGGAGCCCGCCGTCGAGGTCCCCTACGGCGACTTCTTCTGCAGCGGCTGGAGCAGCTTCGCCCAGGTCGACTCCCAGATGATCGCCGCGAACCCCCACGGCGGCTTCAACTCCTACTGGCCCATGCCCTTCCGGGAGGGCGCGCGCCTGACCATCGAGAACACCTCCGGGGTCGACGCCCGCGTCTACTACCAGGTGACCTATGAGGTGGGCGGCGACCACAGCCGGGACGGCTACTTCCACTCCCAGTGGCGGCGCTCGAACCCGCTCCCGGACCGCACCCCGCACGTGCTCCTCGAGGGCGTCGAGGGGCAGGGGCAGTACGTGGGCACCTACCTCGCCTGGGGCGTGAACTCCAACGGCTGGTGGGGCGAGGGCGAGATCAAGTTCTATATGGACGACGACACCGAGCACCCCACCATCTGCGGCACCGGCACCGAGGACTACTTCGGCGGCGCCTGGAACTTCGACGTCCCCGGCCGCGGGTACACCGCGTTCTCGACGCCCTACCTGGGCATGCCCCAGGTGATCCGGCCCGACGGCCTCTACTCCTCCCAGCAGCGCTTCGGGATGTACCGCTGGCACGTGGCGGACCCGATCCACTTCGCGACGGGCCTGCCCAAGGTCGACATCCAGGCCCTCGGCTGGCGCTCCGGCTGGCGCTACCTGCCGCTGCGCGACGACATCGCCTCCACCGCCCTGTTCTACCTGGACCGGCCGACGACGCACCGTCCGCCGGCCCCCGACTTCGACGCCATGGAGGTGCACCTGGCCTCCGGCCCCGTGCCCGACATCGGCGCCACCCCTCCCCGCGACCCGCAGGACTGA
- a CDS encoding response regulator: MKILIADDDPQILRALRITLTAVGHEVTTAEDGASAIRAAIGTRPELLLVDLGMPAPDGLDVIHAVRGWSSAPILVVSGRADAADKVEALDAGADDYVTKPFSIDELMARIRAVTRRIPRAEEAGPVVRLGRVTIDLAARSVTRGPAGSEHRQIRLTPTEWQVIDLLARHPGALVTRRTLLAEIWGTEHVEDTGYLRLYVSQLRKKLEEDPGAPRHLITEPGMGYRLEVDG, encoded by the coding sequence ATGAAGATCCTGATCGCCGACGACGACCCGCAGATCCTGCGCGCCCTGCGCATCACGCTGACGGCGGTCGGCCACGAGGTGACCACGGCGGAGGACGGCGCCTCCGCGATCCGCGCGGCCATCGGCACCCGGCCCGAGCTGCTGCTCGTGGACCTGGGCATGCCAGCGCCCGACGGTCTCGACGTCATCCACGCCGTACGGGGCTGGTCGAGCGCACCGATCCTCGTCGTCTCCGGGCGCGCCGACGCGGCCGACAAGGTCGAGGCGCTGGATGCCGGCGCCGACGACTACGTGACCAAGCCCTTCTCGATCGACGAGCTGATGGCCCGCATCCGCGCCGTGACCAGGAGGATCCCCCGCGCCGAGGAAGCCGGCCCGGTGGTGCGCCTGGGACGGGTGACGATCGACCTCGCGGCCCGCAGCGTCACCCGGGGCCCAGCAGGGTCGGAGCACCGCCAGATCCGGCTCACGCCCACCGAGTGGCAGGTCATCGACCTGCTCGCCCGCCACCCGGGCGCTCTCGTCACCCGTCGCACGCTGCTCGCGGAGATCTGGGGCACCGAGCACGTCGAGGACACGGGCTACCTGCGCCTGTACGTCTCGCAGCTGCGCAAGAAGCTCGAGGAGGACCCGGGCGCCCCGCGCCACCTGATCACCGAGCCGGGCATGGGCTATCGCCTCGAGGTCGACGGCTGA
- a CDS encoding ABC transporter substrate-binding protein has translation MPPALPHRRSSPRRRPEASPTGRPQRSAGRIPRRSLLAGGAAAAASVPLLGACGRADADRPLTFWNFYSPAPQQDPNLVAQSDWFQKAIDRWNDAGEHEITSVYMTSDQMNQRMPVAFASGDGPDIFLISPGDYLRYANGGVLVDLAPYMEEEAIADYFPEALTTRRDGDRIFGLPMEQEPLALFYDPDLLEKNGVSEGDLPKDWDELLELSASLSTGSTTGLVLDVDPGYYQNFTFYPWVWQTGGDVIDPKTQSPVFDADGPRAALDLWGRAVSTGATPRTRPANGDIVSAFTSGYAAFWESGVWEVMNLTQNAPDKTFGVMPLPPPPGKESSTILGGWAWCVNARGADPEAAARFVVQTLGSMDEQSIDHIATWNGPAKGNMPARRSVDAKLQADDAYAEEHQKIFHDEILPTGRGEPRFPPVVYKAVSDALQSVELGGGDPGEESARAQQTIESYLETYEGGSLV, from the coding sequence GTGCCACCTGCCCTTCCCCACCGCCGATCTTCGCCCCGCCGTCGGCCCGAGGCCTCGCCCACCGGACGCCCGCAGCGATCCGCCGGGCGGATCCCCCGGCGCTCCCTGCTGGCGGGAGGCGCCGCCGCGGCGGCGAGCGTGCCGCTGCTCGGCGCGTGCGGCCGCGCGGACGCGGACCGACCGCTGACCTTCTGGAACTTCTACAGCCCGGCGCCCCAGCAGGATCCGAACCTCGTCGCGCAGTCGGACTGGTTCCAGAAGGCGATCGACCGCTGGAACGACGCGGGCGAGCACGAGATCACCTCCGTGTACATGACGAGCGACCAGATGAACCAGCGCATGCCGGTCGCCTTCGCCTCGGGCGACGGCCCGGACATCTTCCTCATCTCCCCCGGCGACTACCTGCGCTACGCCAACGGAGGGGTGCTCGTGGACCTCGCCCCGTACATGGAGGAGGAGGCGATCGCGGACTACTTCCCCGAGGCCCTCACCACGCGGCGGGACGGGGACAGGATCTTCGGACTGCCCATGGAGCAGGAGCCCCTGGCCCTCTTCTACGACCCGGACCTGCTCGAGAAGAACGGGGTCTCCGAGGGCGACCTGCCGAAGGACTGGGACGAGCTGCTCGAGCTCTCCGCGTCCCTCAGCACGGGCTCCACGACCGGTCTGGTGCTCGACGTCGACCCCGGCTACTACCAGAACTTCACCTTCTACCCGTGGGTGTGGCAGACCGGCGGGGACGTCATCGACCCGAAGACGCAGAGCCCCGTCTTCGACGCCGACGGCCCCCGCGCCGCGCTCGACCTCTGGGGACGTGCCGTCTCCACGGGCGCCACGCCCCGCACCCGCCCCGCCAACGGCGACATCGTCTCGGCCTTCACCTCGGGCTACGCGGCGTTCTGGGAGTCGGGCGTCTGGGAGGTCATGAACCTGACGCAGAACGCGCCGGACAAGACCTTCGGCGTGATGCCTCTGCCCCCGCCGCCGGGCAAGGAGTCGAGCACGATCCTGGGCGGCTGGGCATGGTGCGTGAACGCGCGCGGCGCCGACCCGGAGGCCGCCGCCCGCTTCGTCGTGCAGACCCTGGGCTCCATGGACGAGCAGTCCATCGACCACATCGCCACCTGGAACGGTCCCGCCAAGGGGAACATGCCCGCACGGCGCTCGGTCGACGCGAAGCTGCAGGCCGACGACGCCTACGCGGAGGAGCACCAGAAGATCTTCCACGACGAGATCCTGCCGACAGGCCGCGGCGAGCCCCGCTTCCCGCCCGTCGTCTACAAGGCGGTGTCCGACGCCCTGCAGTCCGTCGAGCTGGGAGGCGGGGACCCCGGCGAGGAGTCCGCCCGCGCCCAGCAGACCATCGAGAGCTACCTCGAGACCTATGAAGGAGGCAGCCTCGTATGA
- a CDS encoding extracellular solute-binding protein translates to MRRRTLLTTAAAGAAAVSLAACGSGAPGEKAKDSRAKNRTNVEFWGSVFTTPENAWYKKVVEDFNDAQEDVFVNYQVIPADAWDQKLKAAQAAGNAPDMYIQAGRLDTGARTGLLHPLDDLIDASVFDEITDQAKEISQYQGQWYGFPLLLEPQMTLLWNKDLFEKAGLDPEKPPTTWDEMYDACEKIAPLMKNGQFCVGTAADPGTFGWTTVASQEHVAGHLPISDDWSKADAEDPKYEDLIGFYKTLQENKWMPRQPLGAGNSAQPFGEAKVAMLSQGSWAMSEIAADYPDMVEKTGMAPWVQNDGDLEKSISTIGNMKWLIDAKAKEPEATATFFSWALGGDPEVLKPFFVDTQFTKAPARQKVADAVDADPKSKDAPWSTVVFEDIVPHCVPESQYPVDINEAMGDAIQAGMTGESSAKDALKKANTEIQKVIDREDLAKVRKEMDKK, encoded by the coding sequence ATGCGCAGAAGGACACTCCTCACCACCGCGGCGGCCGGCGCGGCAGCCGTCTCCCTGGCGGCATGCGGCAGCGGCGCGCCCGGCGAGAAGGCCAAGGACTCGAGGGCGAAGAACCGCACGAACGTCGAGTTCTGGGGCTCGGTGTTCACGACCCCCGAGAACGCCTGGTACAAGAAGGTCGTCGAGGACTTCAACGACGCGCAGGAGGACGTGTTCGTCAACTACCAGGTGATCCCCGCGGACGCCTGGGACCAGAAGCTCAAGGCCGCGCAGGCCGCCGGCAACGCCCCGGACATGTACATCCAGGCGGGCCGACTCGACACCGGGGCGCGCACCGGGCTCCTCCACCCACTGGACGACCTCATCGACGCCTCCGTCTTCGACGAGATCACCGACCAGGCCAAGGAGATCTCCCAGTACCAGGGCCAGTGGTACGGCTTCCCGCTGCTGCTCGAGCCGCAGATGACGCTGCTGTGGAACAAGGACCTCTTCGAGAAGGCCGGCCTGGACCCGGAGAAGCCGCCGACGACCTGGGACGAGATGTACGACGCGTGCGAGAAGATCGCGCCGCTCATGAAGAACGGGCAGTTCTGCGTCGGCACCGCCGCGGACCCGGGCACCTTCGGCTGGACCACGGTCGCCTCGCAGGAGCACGTCGCCGGGCACCTGCCGATCTCCGACGACTGGTCGAAGGCCGACGCGGAGGACCCCAAGTACGAGGACCTCATCGGCTTCTACAAGACCCTGCAGGAGAACAAGTGGATGCCGCGTCAGCCCCTGGGCGCGGGCAACTCCGCGCAGCCCTTCGGCGAGGCCAAGGTCGCGATGCTCTCCCAGGGCTCGTGGGCGATGTCGGAGATCGCCGCCGACTATCCCGACATGGTCGAGAAGACGGGGATGGCGCCCTGGGTCCAGAACGACGGCGACCTGGAGAAGTCCATCTCCACGATCGGCAACATGAAGTGGCTGATCGACGCGAAGGCGAAGGAGCCCGAGGCCACGGCGACGTTCTTCAGCTGGGCGCTCGGCGGCGACCCCGAGGTCCTCAAGCCCTTCTTCGTGGACACACAGTTCACGAAGGCGCCCGCCCGGCAGAAGGTGGCCGACGCGGTCGACGCGGACCCGAAGTCGAAGGACGCGCCGTGGTCCACGGTGGTCTTCGAGGACATCGTCCCCCACTGCGTCCCGGAGTCGCAGTACCCCGTCGACATCAACGAGGCCATGGGCGACGCGATCCAGGCGGGCATGACCGGCGAGTCCTCGGCGAAGGACGCCCTGAAGAAGGCGAACACCGAGATCCAGAAGGTCATCGACCGCGAGGACCTCGCGAAGGTGCGCAAGGAGATGGACAAGAAGTGA
- a CDS encoding LacI family DNA-binding transcriptional regulator, with product MNVRRPTILDVASAAGVSTATVSRVVNGAQNVDKELSRRVRSAVRSTGYVPNAAGRSLRSGASAQVAVVTPDAENPYFTRVISEVERMARGQGYSVMVAHTEDDLEREREVFPQLVSRQIAGVILTVVDENLSDVTPLLAAGTPLVLVDRRVHGADVDLVVTDNLDAGRRGAQHLAEQGFRRPVVLTGPEGLTSTEDRVRGFLAEWSRVGASGGDALEAPRVIRGDLHLDSGREATQAVLAEGWADVVYATNNRMSAGAFEAMRGLDRAGAADGADGPGIPGLLATDDDLWTRLVTPSVSVVQQPIRATGRTAARLLGQRMQEPGEDPSTILLHPRILERESTRRREG from the coding sequence ATGAACGTGCGCCGACCGACGATCCTCGACGTCGCGAGCGCGGCCGGGGTCTCGACGGCCACCGTCTCGCGCGTCGTCAACGGCGCGCAGAACGTCGACAAGGAGCTCTCGCGGCGCGTGCGCTCGGCCGTGCGCTCCACCGGGTACGTGCCCAACGCCGCGGGACGCTCCCTGCGCAGCGGCGCCTCCGCCCAGGTCGCCGTCGTCACGCCCGACGCCGAGAACCCCTACTTCACGCGGGTCATCAGCGAGGTCGAGAGGATGGCGCGCGGCCAGGGCTACTCGGTGATGGTCGCCCACACCGAGGACGACCTGGAGCGCGAGCGCGAGGTGTTCCCGCAGCTGGTCAGCCGCCAGATCGCCGGGGTCATCCTCACCGTGGTCGACGAGAACCTCTCGGACGTGACGCCGCTGCTCGCGGCCGGGACGCCGCTCGTGCTCGTGGACCGCCGCGTCCACGGGGCCGACGTCGACCTCGTGGTCACCGACAACCTCGATGCCGGCCGCCGCGGCGCCCAGCACCTCGCCGAGCAGGGATTCCGCCGACCCGTCGTCCTCACCGGTCCCGAGGGGCTGACCTCGACGGAGGACCGCGTGCGCGGCTTCCTCGCCGAGTGGTCGCGGGTCGGGGCGAGTGGTGGTGATGCGCTCGAGGCGCCGCGCGTGATCCGAGGCGACCTGCACCTCGACTCCGGGCGCGAGGCCACCCAGGCCGTCCTCGCCGAGGGCTGGGCCGACGTCGTCTACGCGACGAACAACCGGATGTCGGCCGGGGCCTTCGAGGCGATGCGCGGGCTCGATCGCGCGGGCGCGGCGGACGGGGCGGACGGGCCGGGCATCCCGGGTCTGCTCGCGACCGACGACGACCTCTGGACCCGACTGGTCACGCCCTCGGTCTCGGTGGTCCAGCAGCCCATCCGCGCGACAGGCCGCACGGCCGCGCGACTGCTCGGCCAGCGCATGCAGGAACCGGGGGAGGACCCTTCGACGATCCTGCTGCACCCGCGCATCCTCGAACGGGAGTCCACGCGCCGCCGCGAGGGCTGA